A genomic segment from Bradyrhizobium diazoefficiens USDA 110 encodes:
- the dut gene encoding dUTP diphosphatase produces the protein MSTKVTVELQRLPHAEGLPLPAYQTAEAAGLDLMAAVPEDAPLTLASGRYALVPTGLAIALPPGHEAQVRPRSGLAAKHGVTVLNSPGTIDADYRGEIKVILINHGAAAFVIKRGERIAQMVIAPVVQAALVPVATLSATDRGAGGFGSTGR, from the coding sequence TTGAGCACGAAAGTCACGGTCGAACTGCAACGCCTGCCGCATGCCGAGGGCCTGCCGCTGCCGGCCTATCAGACGGCGGAGGCCGCCGGTCTCGACCTGATGGCCGCGGTTCCGGAGGACGCGCCGCTGACGCTTGCGTCCGGCCGATATGCGCTGGTGCCGACCGGCCTTGCGATCGCCTTGCCGCCCGGGCACGAGGCGCAGGTGCGGCCGCGCTCGGGGCTTGCCGCCAAGCACGGCGTCACCGTGCTGAACTCGCCCGGAACCATCGACGCGGACTATCGCGGCGAGATCAAGGTGATCCTGATCAACCACGGCGCAGCGGCCTTCGTGATCAAGCGCGGCGAGCGGATCGCGCAGATGGTCATCGCGCCCGTGGTTCAGGCCGCGCTGGTTCCGGTGGCGACCTTGTCGGCGACCGATCGCGGCGCCGGCGGCTTCGGCTCGACCGGCCGCTAA